A region from the Tigriopus californicus strain San Diego chromosome 9, Tcal_SD_v2.1, whole genome shotgun sequence genome encodes:
- the LOC131886481 gene encoding uncharacterized protein LOC131886481 isoform X2 codes for MGHFCVVVGCSSKAGRRNGGEKLGFFRFPKKNLHQREQWIASVKRINPDRSKWAPGNHSRICSRHFLQGMPSRDISNPDYKPTIFPTNHFKASTNGDKSRYDRVVARQNRIDKEINLRKVQDKRAQRYIYEINVLAANMTKLKVEENSLLEKKRLLGWRKERLKGAMALEYAEKRRKLSMEKMITRGQTKDNGCQTDSGLHDFIIGSGLTFSCTMEGNEAKCEVLSPGYFDQGLPALFEVATDEMYVKSKPELDDHFDSNFSADNLQGDKSFKAVCGVSEKIFKTVLLCVQEQIVPSRKLSVKKKLTLFFVKLKHNMSYFFLGKIFAISDRYASEIFSQVLKDFQSAPGSLTPVR; via the exons ATGGGCCACTTTTGTGTCGTTGTAGGATGCTCTTCTAAGGCCGGACGAAGAAATGGGGGCGAAAAGCTAGGATTCTTTCGCTTTCCCAAAAAGAATCTGCATCAAAGAGAGCAATGGATTGCATCAGTAAAGAGAATTAATCCGGACCGATCCAAATGGGCCCCGGGCAATCATTCGAGGATTTGTTCTCGACATTTCTTACAAGGAATGCCTTCACGTGACATCTCCAATCCTGATTACAAGCCCACTATTTTTCCCACTAACCATTTCAAAGCCTCAACCAACGGCGACAAATCACGCTACGATCGAGTTGTGGCCAGGCAAAATCGAATAGATAAGGAGATCAATTTGAGAAAAGTTCAGGACAAACGCGCTCAAAGATACATTTATGAGATCAATGTGTTGGCTGCGAACATGACGAAGCTTAAAGTGGAAGAGAACAGTCTGCTAGAAAAGAAGCGTCTGTTGGGGTGGCGGAAAGAAAGGCTGAAGGGAGCAATGGCTCTAGAGTACGCGGAGAAAAGACGCAAATTATCGATGGAAAAGATGATCACGAGGGGTCAGACCAAAGACAATGGGTGCCAGACTGATTCTGGACTGCATGATTTTATCATTGGAAGCGGTCTCACCTTTTCATGTACGATGGAAGGCAATGAGGCCAAATGCGAAGTGCTTTCACCTGGCTATTTTGACCAAGGACTGCCG GCTTTATTTGAGGTTGCCACGGATGAAATGTATGTGAAGTCAAAGCCTGAACTGGACGACCATTTCGATAGCAACTTCTCAGCTGATAATCTTCAGGGGGACAAGAGCTTCAAAGCAGTTTGTGGAGTCTCGGAGAAAATTTTTAAAACTGTCTTACTCTGCGTCCAAGAACAGATTGTACCAAGTCGCAAGTTATCCGTCAAAAAGAAGCTAACTTTGTTTTTCGTGAAACTGAAGCATAACATGTCGTATTTctttttggggaaaattttCGCCATCAGCGACCGATATGCCTCAGAGATTTTTTCTCAAGTTCTGAAG GATTTCCAAAGTGCTCCGGGATCATTGACGCCAGTGAGGTGA